ACGCAGTTTATCGAACCGAGTTCTCAGTTCTCCATCGACGCGAAAGCGAAGGACGATATTTATAAGACGAGCCCGAGGACAGGAACCGGGATTTTCGAGTGCAGTGTTTTTCCATATTTGTGGAAACAGCGCTGATATTTATTCCTCCTGATGACATAAAATCCCTAAGCAGAGGAGATATTTCGAAGAGGTCAAGATGCGTCTGCGTGCACGTAGGCCTTGAATATGCCGTGTTTTCTTAGCACGGACAAGAGCGCAGCCCTGAAACTTTTCCTTGGAAGTGTGGTCTAAAACGATGCAGATTTTTCactaggaaaaggaaaatgcagagagagagagagaaaaagtaaggaaaaaaaatgaatattttcgTGAGGTTTTTGGACTGCTACTGGACCGACTATTATTGGCGGTCCAGATTGTCTGGCGCCCACCTCCATCGTCCGAAATAGTCATAATAAATTCGtaaagaaagataagaaaaataaagagaaaataattggtTCGATTGACCTGGTCAAAGTGATAATGTTTGTTTCGCGGTGTATGCTTATCCGGCGCTCAAGTCTGTTCCAGTGCACAAGGTCACATATTGCATCACTGTAAATGGCGTACtgcattttaatttatttttaatttttaatttgtggaTCTAATCAATGTGCTCTATCACCAGCATAGAAAAATTACAAGTCCCACGCATGCTAATATATTCCTATCTAGAGTAATGTCGATGACTACACATTTGTTATTCGGCGATCTGAGTCTAACTTGATTTATGTGAAAAGAAGGTCACAATCGGATTTGATTTCGAGCTGGAAATCCCTAAAGTGTGAAttggggaaaaagagaaaggaagtgagaaaaaaagaagtttaatTTGCATCATTTAGGGGTTCTATTTgagataatgacacaaatgataaTATAGTCGCTCTACTTTAGCCCAATTTTTTGTATTATcctttaacttttaatttattcaataagatcgatttataaactttttggTACACCTCTTATTTAATCGctagactatatgaaaatgttccaTGTTATCCATGGACTATTAATATATGTTGTTTTTTGTTATGGTACCATAATAATACTAAACAGTTTTATACAACTCATGGATTAAAGTAAACATGTAACAAAAGTCCACGAAATCATGTTGAACAATGATAATATTACATATTGgactaaaattcaaaaattattttgtataaATGTAAAATCTATGGACTACATTACCTGTTAAAACAAAGGTCATGGATTACTGGTGTGATTTACCCCACTGCTTCGATTGAAATGGCTTTTTTTCCCAAAGGAGAAGCGAGCTCGCACGTGTGCCCCCCCGTGTCGGACGTGGGGGAAATCACGAAACGGCACCAAAGGCGGCGTCGCCTCTGTCTGATCTGATCGATCATGCGCACAGCGCCCCCCACAAAACCTGGGGGGCCCACATCCAGCCCTTTCGATCACAGGGTCCGTACCCTCAGCCACACGCTTCTACGGTCAACGGTGGCCGCATTTGCACCCCAACTCCATCCCTGCCCTCGTAAATAAAAttccttcaccaaaaaaattaaaaatttaaaaaaaaaaaacaagaaagagaaaaaccGGAAAGAGGAAATATACGATGAAAGTGGGGGCGAATTCGATCGGACGGGCGATAAAACGTGAGAATCTTTTCATCGACTTGCTGTCGCCATTCGAGCCCCGTCGATGAGCTCGGCTTGTACGAAAACATGGCACGTTTCCTTACCTCCTTTGCCcaacaccccaaaaaaaaaaaaaaaaaaaaaaagataaaataaatttggggaaaaaattaaagaataattcgaAAAAAACACCCACACAAAAAACCCAGGAATGAATTATTGATTGACCGCCTTATAGATTCGTCTCTTCCCCCTGGTATATGATCCTCCCTCCccatctctctgtctctctctagtCCCTTCCTCTGCCAAACTATCAGTCCTGGCTGCTGGCGTCGATCGGGTAGAGCCTGGTGCATTTGCAGAGGCGAAAAGCTCCGATCTTTCTCGAGGTGGGTCGATAGAAAAAGGGACAAACTTGGGTTGATTTTTCCTTGGAGCCGGACGAGGTGGCTCTCGAAATCCGTCGCCACTTGCAGAGCATCGGAGTCTTCAAGACCAACCACGAGCAAGTCATGGTAACCGCTGCCGCTGCCTTTCTTTCTGTGCCCTCTGTTTTTCGGTGCTTCCATTTCGACTGCgtgatgaagaagaaagtgaaaggGTCGGTTTTGATTTTCGTTGTTCCGGTCGGTTTTGCTTGTTCAGGTGAGCCCGGTGATAAGAATGGGAAACGACGATTTGGGTCCGCCGTGGCTGAAGCCAATGCTCCGGGCGAGCTACTTCGTGCCCTGTCCCGTCCACGGAGACTCCAACAAGAGCGAGTGCAACATGTTCTGCTTGGACTGCGTCGGAAATGCTCTCTGTTCTTACTGCCTCGTCCACCACAGAGACCATCGCGTCGTTCAGGCACGTCATCGTTCAAAATCACCCCTTTTCCCGGATTGCCTGTGAAAAAATCCATCTTTTCGATCGAACGGGATTGTAAGTCCTCTGTTTCGGGGGGGTTTTGTTTTTGCAGATACGACGATCCTCGTACCACAACGTGGTGAGGGTGAATGAGATTCAGAGGTACATAGACACATCGTGCGTTCAGACATACATAATCAACAGCGCGAAGATTGTGTTCCTCAATGAGAGGCCGCAGCCCAGGCCTGGGAAGGGGGTCACCAACACTTGCGAGATTTGTTGCAGAAGCCTCCTTGATTCCTTCAGGTTCTGTTCTCTGGGTTGCAAGGTAAATTCGTCTGATTCTCATCCTCCTTTCTTGCGATTGAAGTACATTTTTGGGGGGGGGTCGTATGATTGATCGATTCATGGACAAGTTCTTCTCATTCATTCGTTGTTGAATTTGAGTGTTTCTGATCGATTTTGTTTTAGTTTGACTAATGAATGATTGATGGATCACCTCAAAATTTGTGGCGTATATTGGATTAACCGCCCAGGTTTTCTGGTtcttattaatttaattgagtgcAAGTTCCTTTTTGACTGATATTTTGTCTCTGTGGCAATGTTTCTTCACCTACTCTGCTGATCGAATCTACTGAATTTTGCTTGCTTTCAAGTCATTCACATTGGCATGGCGTCTGTTTCTGAGCAAGCGTGTGTTGACCAAAGTTTCGACATTTCATCTGAATCCGTCCTTTCTTCTTCTGCAGCTCAATGCAATGAAGAGGGGCGATGATCCTGACCTCACATTCACTCTGAAACCCAAGCACGGCAGGGATGCGCTCAGCGGCGACTTCGAGTCAGACGAGTCCTCGACTCCGAAGAAGCCTCGGAAGTCCCCGTTCTTCAGCCGCCTGATGGATGGGACGGCGTTTTTTACCGATAGTAAGATTGACAGGGGAGAGAGGCTGACTTGGTCTGGCGATGACGCCCCCGCAAGCATTTCTCCCGGCACTCCGCCAATATACAACCACAGCAATGCCAGGCGAAGAAAGGGCATTCCTCATCGCGCTCCTttctgaaaaaatgaaaagaaagaaaaagaaagacagaagaagaagaaagaagatcaaGTCTTTTTCTTAGTGTACAGTTGTATAGTGAGTCAATGGGGACGAATACAGaaagataaattattaatgACAAGAATGCAAAGTGAAATGCGGTATATAGGGGGGGTCGAAATTGCCAAAAACTTTAGCtgtaaaaatattatatatggtGAACGATTGGACATAGTTTGTGCCTTTTCTCGTTGTATATATGTGGACCAAGGATTTGGCTTCTACCTCTTTTAGCTGCTACATAGGATTTAGTTTTATGAGGTAGAAAAATCTATAGAAATATGAAGTGTACATATGTCCCATGTACTACTGATCATATGGCTCCCTGATATGTTCAAACATGATTTGCAATAACGGAGTGGCATATTGATAGTGTACAGAAAAACCTATGTTCGGCGGTTTTGCATTGCTCAACTTTGGACTGGGGAATGCTAGTTCTCTTGCAAGTGTTTTTGTCGATAGGTGTGAAGAACACTTAATGTGACTCAATGGTTCGATGTGGAAACTGATTGATGTCTAGGATTATGAAGTgggattttccttttcttgaatcGGCCCCCATGTTTCTTTTGCCTTGTTCTTGAGATGGTAGTTGGTCTTTGGTGGATCCCTCGTCTTTTTTTAGGTCCCACTTCAATCATGGGTCAGCTCACTGTACTCGAACGGCATCCTTGTTCTTTCTATCTACAGCTGATATTCGCTTGATAGGTTGGCGAGTCCAGGGCTGTCAGATTCTCTCCTTGCCGATCGCTTTCTGCCTTCTAAAATGACAACCCCCGTCCAGATTTGAATTAGCTTTGCACCTAATCCTGATCACGagctactaaaaaaaaaaaaaaaagaaacctaaGTGGTCACACGGCCTTTCCCAGCTTCGATCGATGAAGCATGATTGCATTCGGTGGGGGCGACTGAATGATTTATCGAATTCGACTTTATGGGGAAAGACGGGAGGGTCGAGGCCTCGCTAAATCCGTCGATATTgcggagagaaaagaaaagctcggAAAGGTCTGAGGGGACACGTGACGGGGACGTGCCCTCTCCTTGTGGCCGTCTCCCTCCTTCGGTAGATGATTGGATTAGTGCAATAAACAAGTGGATTAGGGAGAGAGCCGTGAGGAATCTGAAAAGGCTGCGTGCGTGCTGCCGCCTCTTTCCTCTTTCCACCCCGTTTTCTCTctggcttttctttttatattcttttgggTTCATTTGGTTCGCCGGTGGCTGGACAGCACCTCGCAAGGTTTTTAGATTTagaaattatatgtaattcgcatttggagattgaaaattatctccTGTATCTTTGATAACTTCACGTGCGAAGAGAATAGCGGTTAATGCTAAATGAGATTATTTGCCTATTTCGTGTATAATTTGAAGGGCCGAGCGTGAAAATTCGATTTATCTGGAAGCCCCAGGTTGAATTGACCCTTGCAATGGCTAGATGTTCAACTCCTTCGAGAAACTTACAAGTTAAGAGCCCAAGCTAATTAAGTGTATAGGGACACCGCCaggaaaaaggtgaaaaaaaaaacgaagggtagagagagagagagatgcttaCAAGTTAGAGCTAAGTCCGAAATGCCACCAAGAGGTACCACGTCCACGCTGATGTCTCTTCTGCGTATGCCACGTCGGATCTGTTTGAAGCGTTTCATCAAATTCCCCCATGTCGTCTCCCTGATGAAAAGGAACGGTCGATTATTTTCCTTGCCGCCGAGCCATTCTAGAAGAAAATCACATCGATTTTTAGGGAATCTCGAAttgtcttttctcattttgtatTACACTAATCGTATGCACGTATAAATATACGATGGGTTATGTCATGCACAACGTTATCTCATCGGAGGTACGTCGATATCATCAAGAACGAGTGAGTTAGAAGACTTACCCTTAGGACTACCATAAACAGATAATGTCCCCGTTTAGGGCCCCTTGAAGGCGTCTAATAAGAGCCACAAGCCTCCCCTTTGTTACTTTTAAGTAGGTCTTTAGAAAGATTAAACATAGTAATATGTCAATGTCTGACATCTCGAAAGTACAATATTTACAGATTAAGTAAATAATATGTAGTAGTGACTTGTGATAAGCTGAACGATCAAAGATGAGGTCACTACACGAATAGTATCGAATGAAATGAGATTCATAACATGCATACAATGGCGATTGATTGGTCATACTACGTCACCACTATCGGTTgcatatttttcattctttaatGTCGGAGCTCATTGGGGTTTCAATTATTGCAAAGACTAGATAGCTTCCTATCAAAGCGAAGACAAATAGTTCAAGTGAAGCTAAGGGTCATCCACTCTTCATGAACATCTagaattagacgtggacaaAAGTGTCCATGTTAATCTGGCCACCCTTTTCCCTAAATTTTGTgtgcgtagagagagagagagagagagagagagttttggcATGTAGTGAGAGAgggaggtggtggtggcggcataATGTGTGGTGTGGATAATGGAGTCTTTATTCTCCTCCATTTGAGTATATCTTATTACCTTGAATAGCACCTTTCAATTATTAATGAGGCAGGGGAGATAATaggattttaaaaaaaggagagCACAACCGAATAAACTAATGGTGGTTGAGACGGTGTGAACTTGATAAGGCGCCCTCGTGGCGGTCGCCCTCACACATCAGAAGAGTCATTATATCGCCCTGAGATTTTAAAATCTGTCGAGGTCTTTTGAATTCAGCTCTTCTCAATTCTTAAATTATATGGATCTCATGTGGAGTCTATCAATATCGACGATGCAAGTACAAAAGCGTGAATTCTGCAAAAATTCAAGTGAAGAATTAAGAGGGTAAGTTCAGCACTTGCTCAAATCCTAATGGGTCTTAGTTACATTACGACAAGGAGGAGAGGATAGTGCGTTTCCAGGCTTTTGGCAGCATGTGTTGGCAATGTGGGTTTTGATGTGCTTCGTTTTGACAAAAGGCTTGACCGAAAATAAGGGGAGTAGGAAGAAACTAAGAGAGACGTGCACTCAAGAAGCTCGTTCATGTGGACCTCGTGCGCCACTGCTTCGATTCCAAGTCCTCCCCTCACTTGCGCCTTTACCAAAGCATAGATCTCTCTTTTTACGAAAATTtcggggaaagaaaagaaatttctacATTATCtaacaattcctttttttttcttctgggttATTTAGCAATACTTGTAGAAAATGTAATGGTTGGTGTTGAATTTTTAGGCAGTCAAGTGGGTTAGTCGTTCGACATCGAGATATAATATGCATGGAgatcataataataaaatcgCTTAACTTATTTGGTGAGATTGTATCAGTATGTCATATAATGTCACCTTTGTGTGATATACTTCCTCTCTATTTTGGATCGGGCTCTATAATCTCTCTTTCGACCGCTCAAATGAGTCCGATTTAGTCATATTTGCAGACATATATATTTGAGTTAAGATTGAACATTGTACAAAGTAGCTTGATAGCGCAtagttatttttaaataaaaaaaccactTTTAAAGCAAATAAATGTGTTGTGTATATTTACGGGCATGGATAAGCTTAAGTTAACTAGATGCATGGTACAAAAGACAATTTTCATCAGTTGATACATCTTGACGACATTTTGTTTTGGAccccaaattatttaaaatcatttccaaTTTCTAGGAAATGTTGGTGTgtttttttataagaattttCGAAAGCAGCACACCATTATTGCTTCTGACGTACTTCTTGATCTAGTTTTTCTGTACTTTGGTTGACTTCTTATAGTTGGGACAGCTCACAAGCTCGACCAACTATAACCTAACTCCACCGACCATATGATTAAACCCTAAAATATGCAGCTGGGCAAACCAGACCCAGACCGTCAACCTGAAGTTTTCGTTATAGAGGAGGTAAACGATGGTGTACTTAAAATAAGTGTGCTACGCCATTTATAGTCCTAATCATGCTTAGGTGTTATACTAATCCGGAATAGGACAATAGGGAGAACTCTCATTGAGGATGGAATAATGTTAGGTGTCGACATTCGCATCTAGCCCCGCTGCGAAAGAGGGAACAGGAATGTAGTCCTAACAAAGCGACGAAACCCTAGAACCAAGAATCCGGTTCCTATAAGCATATAGGCAAGCTTATTTTTAAGAGGGAAAAAGGTTAAAAATCAATCACCTTTCCGACTCAGtcaggttaaaaaaaaaaaaaagattagatcATCTCGAGATTATGGGCTTGAACCATGTGAGATTCGCCGAGTCGAGTGAAGCCCACGTGAGGTTACTGAGACAACCCATGACGTTTTTCTCCCGAGAGTTAAATTTGAGCAATGactacgttatagtttttttcaGCCTGAAATGTGTACCGTTTAGCAACAAAATGTGAAGTGATGCAAACGGAATGAGCTGTACCTTTACATTAAACGGAAGGTAAGTAAAACAGTTGAAATTCAGTCCTGAAGAAGATGAATTAAGTTTTTGGACGGTTTCCTTCCAtaattagggtgcgtttgggaaccactttggGGTAaagcctttaggaaaatgcaaagatctTTGACTTAAagatgtttttcaaaatgcaaactgtgtttggCAAATTGTACTTTAAAAGCTCTTTGTGAAGtgttttgagcaaaatagcgttTGGGGAATTTACACATTTACAAATgagttttgtgataaaaaattattaaaaaaaaaaaaaaaaaagaccggCGAGGGCAAATGGCCGTCGAACCTCCGGCGAccgccggcgacctccggcgaccccagatccggggcggcgaggtcgcgcgacgccgtcgcgacctccggcgaccccggatggggcggcgaggtcgcgcgcgcgcgcgacgcggcctcgacctccggcgacgccggatctcgggcggcGAGGCCGCGCGCGTCGAgcgacgccgcctcgacctccggcgacctagaTCCGAGGCGTCGAGGTCgcggaggacctcgccgcccggatccgggtcgcgacgggtcgcgcgacctcgccgcccccgaTCCGGGGCGGCaaggtcgcggaggtcgcgcgacgccgccgcgaCCCGATCCGGGCggcaaggtcgcgcgacccgatCCGGTCGCGCCGAGCCTCCGCACCGATCTAGTCGCGACCACTGCACCCGCGACCatgggtcgcgcggcctcgcGAGCTCCCCGCGGAGGTCACACGGTGCGGCAAGCGACGGTCGCCGCAACGCCGCGACTCGCGGAGGTCGTCCGACTCTCCGACGACGATCGCTAGGTCGCGGCGTCCTCAGTAGCTTGGCggcccggagaagatgaacaagtgTTTCATCCAAGGGCACgaaccggaaaaacaaaaattcatgaggacaattttggaaacaaaaagAGTGAACAAGAACGCGTGGGATGCcgagaaagctgaaagcccaaggcaggtcccCCGCCTTGGGCCAGCCTTAAAATGCTAAAGATTTTGTCCAGGTGCCTTCCAAAGTTTTTCCCaaacgcctttttttttttgcccaaaggACTTTGGACCccgaaggggctttgggaagtggttcccaaacgcacccttagtggTTTATCTGTTGATGTCGATGCCTATTCTGAGTCTCAATTCCACATTTGGCTTGggttaaaaagacaaaaaaggcaCTCCCGAAGCTTTTTCATGGTGAAAAGCTTGTTTAGACCGATTTATTTGTGGTGGAGGGAGGGACGTGAACCTTCGTAATATCTAATGAGCACCGGATATGATGCGCTCATATATACCCATCCAACTCATCAAGTCCATCAATTCTGGGAAAAAGTCCTACGTATTCTGTCAGCCCACTCAATTTTAGTTATTACATCATACATGCCCCATCTCATAATCACATCATTTAATGACTAAGATAAAAGTGAGCTCACTTGATTCGGTTTATGTAAATTGTACTTCGATTATTGGGTCTACAGAATAAAGTGTCTTTATAGGGTTTGTGGGAAAGGCTCGATTCTATATCTCGTGCCACTTGTTCTTAATGGTGGATTTGCACCGGCATATCTCTCTTCAATTTAAGGTTTGCTGATTAACATAATGGATACCGAGCATAGCTAATGATAAAAGGGTCATGTTGTCTTTTAAATGTCACAATTTTGGGCTATGTTGTGAACTAACCTCTAGTCAACTTATGCCTTGGGCATTTGCTACTTCATTTGGAGAgaatttcctaacttttgaGACGTCGATGGAGCCTATACTGACAAACTCGTGCAACTACGAATGCACTTAATAACCGTAACTCAAATTGGACATTTTATAATGGGCGTGATGTTCCCATGATAACGGTCGGAGGGGTAACTACACTAATTGCCCCTCCCCCACTTAGCAATGGGTGCAGAGGGTGAAATCCGGGCCTCACGTGGGGCATTAGGTAGGgcaaaaataaagtaaaggTACCAAATGatgtattaataaaaaaaatatattaagagCGACCTCCACTTAGGCGCCTTGCTTTTTACATAAGAAATGCAAGCTGAAAAAGCTCTCTAGATAAGAAACGTGGGACAGTTCTCTTCTATATTTCCATCTTCTCAATTGTCGCACGTTGGCCTTTTCGTTAAGGTTGGAGCTCGTTCGAATTCCATAAGACCAACCCACGAGGCTTAACCTTTTAGAACCCATTCAAGAGGcccttttttattatatattataaaaataactcAGCAATGAggcctttttctatttcgtgGTTACTGGTTATTGCAATAAAAGGCACTCACAGGGCACCGTAGCTCCTAGGAGGCGTCCCCGCTCTCTTCCCTGACCCCGCCAAGGGGCACGGAGCGGTGGCAATGAAAGTTTTCATTTCGCAGGGCAGCGGACGGGGACGAGGATGGGGACTGGGACGGTAATCCCCATCCTGGCCCAGCCCGCATTATATTGCTGCTTCATTTTCTTGTCGACACTACATATCTTTGGGCCACTCTGAGCCTTCGGTCCCTTACATTCTTGGGCCAACCTGATGCGATTAGTTAAAAGTTACTGGCCCAAACCCAGTATAAGTCACGTGATCCAAGATTCTGAGAAGATATAATGGGGagtacaaatttttatttttgggcgGAACTAGGGAATGTAATTTACATGCTTGAGCTTTGGATAGCTGGAGATAATCAACTTGGGGTAAATTCAAGCATGCAATGATATCTGGGTCTGGCGCGAGATAGTGAAATGACTGAATGGACTCTCTTTGATGTCTTGGGCTTCTTTATTGGGCCGTATCTCCATAAATCAATTACCAAAAGGCTTTCCCAACTTGCATTTGGTTGGTCTTATGAAAATGAGATGGGAGGGCCAATCTTGAATGCGCCCAAGCACAAAGAGAAAGGAGCGTTTCGTtctcattttccataaaaagttTGCGAACTTGATTCTATTTGTCTATGCttactttcttgaaaaatgtgttgtgttttttgaggaaaatagatttttttttccatctatcAACAGTATTAGTTGTTCATGCTTGCAATGTTTGCTTCttctacttttttcttttaacattacttttttcttccaaCAGCATCAATGTTTGAATGTAGTAAATCTTGTTTCCAAATCCCTTAATATCTTCTTTTTGTGTTAACTTGGAGGCAAGAGATTGAACTTCTATGGTGACAAGAGAAGATGTATCCGGGAATGCGATCTAGAATCAGTTGACTAAAATGAGGAAATAGAAacactaaattttttcatgcacAACCATACAAAGAAGAACACGGATCCGAATTTCCATGTTAAAAAATATGGAAAGGGATTGGGTGAGAAACGAGGAGAATCTTAAGAATATGATGGGGAACTACTTTAGAAATATTTACAAGTCAGTGGGATGTAGAAATTTTCAACCTATTTTAGACCAAATCCCAAGCTCGGTTAATGTACTTATGAACCAAAAGCTAATAGAACCTATTACTTTGGAGGAAATTACTACCACAACATATGAAATAGGTGCTACCAAAGTTCTTGGGccaaatggattaaatggttttttttttcaacatcattGGCAAGACATTAATGCAGAAATTCTTTAATATTGGTTCTTTAAATCCAAATTTGAACAAAATCCTAATTACTCTCATCCCCAAAACCCCGAACCTAGAAAAGCTAGAATAGTTTTGCCCTATAAGCTTATGTAACTTTGTTTATAAGATCATTTCTAAGGTGCTAACAAACAAGCTGAAACCTTTGATACCAAACCTAGTTGCAGCAAAACAAAGCGCATTTGTGGGTGGTaggcaaattcaagacaatattttgattatgcatgAGGTTTTTCATAAATTGAGAACatgagagaggaaaaggaagtTCCAAGCTATCTTAAAGCTtgacatgcaaaaggcatacGATCGAATAGAGTGGAATTTCCTCTAGGAGTGTCTAATCAAGATGGGTTTCTGTGAAAAGTGAGTGCACTGTGTTATGCAATGTGTTTCTATGGTATCATTTAGCATTAAATTCAATGGGAAACCTATGCCATTTTTCAAGCCAACTCGAGGTATTCATCAATGAGACCCATTATTCTCATATCTCTTCATTCTAGTAGCCAATGTCCTCTCTTGTATAATGAAGCAAGCAGTAACAACAGGTACGCTTCACGGAAGTAAACTAAATAGTGATTTTCCTACTCTTTCACATATATTATTCATGGATGgttctattttcttcttggatggTACAATAGtgaaatgtcaaaatttggcgGCTATCCTACACCAATACTGTTTTGCATCAGGCCAAGCTATAAACCTAAACAAATTAGGAATATACTTGAGCAAAAACTATCTGAAAAGACTAAGAAGGAATATGGCTTCGGAGTTGAGAGTCTCGGAAATtgataaaataggaaaatatctAGAAATTTCATCGGATTGGGGTGCCTCATAGAAagaaatgtttgcttggatcctTAGGGTTAATATGAAATTAGAAAGTTGGAATGAAAACTTATTGTCAAAAGTCGAGAAGGAAATATTACTTAAGTTAGTGGTGCAGGCAATTCCTTAATATGTgatgtctatttttaaaatcccagtttcaatttgtaaagccattaaaaagaaaatagcgaACTTCTAGTGAAGAAGTAGCAACAAAATAGACAGCTTACATTGGAGAAAATGGGAAGTTTTGAAGCTTAAGAAGAATGAAGGGGGTCTTGGCTTCAAGGATCTACTTGCATTTAACAAAGCTATGCTAAAGAAACAAGCATGGCGAATTTTCCAACATCTCAAGACTCTTTAAAGTCAATTTATGAAGAGACTTTACTTTCCCCATTGTGATTTTTGGCAAGCCAAGAAAGGTTATTGTCCGTCACGGGGCTAGCAAAGCCTTATAGAAGCAAGAGATGCCATATCTCCTCAAATTATTTGGGCGGCTGggaatagtaaaaaaaaaattccattagAGAAGATAAATGGCCAAAGAATGGACCTAACGATAACAAGAAATGAGC
The window above is part of the Eucalyptus grandis isolate ANBG69807.140 chromosome 6, ASM1654582v1, whole genome shotgun sequence genome. Proteins encoded here:
- the LOC104449041 gene encoding uncharacterized protein LOC104449041, with the protein product MVSPVIRMGNDDLGPPWLKPMLRASYFVPCPVHGDSNKSECNMFCLDCVGNALCSYCLVHHRDHRVVQIRRSSYHNVVRVNEIQRYIDTSCVQTYIINSAKIVFLNERPQPRPGKGVTNTCEICCRSLLDSFRFCSLGCKLNAMKRGDDPDLTFTLKPKHGRDALSGDFESDESSTPKKPRKSPFFSRLMDGTAFFTDSKIDRGERLTWSGDDAPASISPGTPPIYNHSNARRRKGIPHRAPF